In one window of Bombus fervidus isolate BK054 chromosome 4, iyBomFerv1, whole genome shotgun sequence DNA:
- the Lfg gene encoding glutamate NMDA receptor-associated protein 1 lifeguard produces the protein MATWQNTPGAGFYAGHQGYPPQNPGYPSQEAYPPGYPPPYGGNPPPPGPGFIPPGAPPYGQIPPGGPIFGTVPPASMYGSNYEESMHSDGIKGLEFSDKTIRNGFIRKVYSILMIQLLITVSMIALFLFHEPTRKYVRSHQELFWISFVATLVLIICMACCTSVRRKAPMNYVFLLLFTIAESFLLATAASTYNSKEVLLAIGITAAVCFALTLFAFQTKFDFTALNTILFVALIIFVLFGIIATIWRGPVMTLVYASIGALLFSIYLIYDTQMMIGGNHKYSISAEEYIFAALSLYIDIINIFIYILTIIGASRD, from the exons ATGGCAACTTGGCAGAATACACCAGGTGCAGGATTTTATGCAGGGCATCAAG GTTATCCTCCCCAAAATCCTGGTTATCCGTCTCAAGAAGCGTACCCTCCTGGATATCCACCTCCTTACGGAGGAAATCCACCACCACCAG gTCCTGGTTTTATTCCTCCAGGGGCACCTCCTTACGGACAAATTCCACCAGGTGGCCCAATATTTGGTACAGTTCCACCAGCAAGCATGTATGGGTCAAATTATGAGGAATCTATGCACTCTGATGGCATCAAAGGACTTGAGTTCAGTGATAAAACCATTAGAAATGGATTTATCAG AAAAGTGTACAGTATACTAATGATTCAGCTGCTGATTACAGTATCGATGATTGCACTCTTCCTTTTCCATGAACCTACTAGAAAATATGTTCGATCTCATCAAGAGCTATTTTGGATCTCCTTTGTAGCAACTCTTGTCCTGATTATATGTATGGCTTGTTGCACTAGTGTGAGACGAAAAGCCCCTATGAATTATGTGTTTTTGTTGCTATTTACAATAGCAGAAAGTTTTCTGTTAGCTACTGCTGCTTCTACATACAACTCTAAAGAG GTACTATTGGCGATTGGAATTACTGCAGCTGTTTGTTTTGCATTAACATTATTCGCATTCCAAACGAAATTTGACTTCACTGCTCTTAACACCATTTTGTTCGTTGCATTGATCATTTTCGTACTCTTTGGAATAATCGCAACAATATGGCGTGGACCAGTTATGACCTTAGTATATGCATCAATTGGGGCCCttcttttctctatttatttGATCTATGATACACAAATGATGATTGGTGGTAATCACAAGTATTCGATTTCTGCGGAAGAGTATATTTTTGCAGCACTAAGCCTTTATATAGATATCATCAATATCTTCATATACATTTTGACAATTATTGGCGCCTCACgagattaa
- the LOC139986295 gene encoding uncharacterized protein — MFKFIYLYFFIILPVIISAAKKEHKIFSDIIERLREKSTDEEHGGIIAMKKQLFQDIFTEHQKDDKLQFGYVCENPVQWEQRFEEKDLPNNRHRGKVKWANIDGSYGEHYWDLNHK, encoded by the exons atgtttaaatttatttatttatatttttttataatcctTCCGGTTATTATAAGCGCTGCAAAAAAGgaacataaaattttttcag ATATAATTGAAAGATTAAGAGAAAAGTCAACTGATGAAGAACACGGAGGAATTATTGCTATGAAAAAACAACTGTTTCA AGATATTTTTACAGAACATCAGAAAGATGACAAATTGCAATTTGGCTATGTTTGCGAAAACCCAGTTCAATGGGAACAAAGattcgaagaaaaagatcTTCCGAATAATCGACATCGTGGAAAG GTTAAGTGGGCAAATATAGATGGCAGCTATGGTGAGCACTACTGGGACTTAAATCATAAGTAA
- the LOC139986294 gene encoding uncharacterized protein isoform X1, giving the protein MTDESQDKVEGRIEKSKGRNPVNFDSICKEIMLRDKLSRRNWSRKYEHLSGEFFNKVLAEECRKEGFPADTFQHKPPEDAIKRSPILLKPSPFIPRTASGMVGLRSSRPEYNLEFTGHWYISPKRTIEPPIAPGEFRVMQQRFIFLG; this is encoded by the exons ATGACGGACGAATCGCAAGATAAAGTAGAAGGTAGAATTGAGAAGAGTAAGGGAAGAAATCCGGTGAACTTCGACAGTATTTG TAAGGAAATTATGCTACGAGATAAGTTATCTCGGCGCAACTGGTCCAGAAAGTATGAACACCTGTCGggtgaattttttaacaag GTGCTGGCCGAAGAATGCAGAAAGGAGGGATTTCCGGCGGACACTTTCCAACACAAACCACCGGAAGATGCGATTAAGCGTTCACCAATTCTTCTGAAACCATCGCCGTTCATTCCCAGAACGGCATCCGGTATGGTAGGCTTACGATCATCTCGTCCAGAATATAATCTTGAGTTTACAGGTCACTGGTATATCTCGCcgaaacgaacgatcgaacCACCCATTGCACCTGGTGAATTTCGCGTCATGCAGCAAAGATTCATTTTTCTCGGTTAA
- the LOC139986294 gene encoding uncharacterized protein isoform X2 — translation MTDESQDKVEGRIEKSKGRNPVNFDSICKEIMLRDKLSRRNWSRKYEHLSGEFFNKVLAEECRKEGFPADTFQHKPPEDAIKRSPILLKPSPFIPRTASGHWYISPKRTIEPPIAPGEFRVMQQRFIFLG, via the exons ATGACGGACGAATCGCAAGATAAAGTAGAAGGTAGAATTGAGAAGAGTAAGGGAAGAAATCCGGTGAACTTCGACAGTATTTG TAAGGAAATTATGCTACGAGATAAGTTATCTCGGCGCAACTGGTCCAGAAAGTATGAACACCTGTCGggtgaattttttaacaag GTGCTGGCCGAAGAATGCAGAAAGGAGGGATTTCCGGCGGACACTTTCCAACACAAACCACCGGAAGATGCGATTAAGCGTTCACCAATTCTTCTGAAACCATCGCCGTTCATTCCCAGAACGGCATCCG GTCACTGGTATATCTCGCcgaaacgaacgatcgaacCACCCATTGCACCTGGTGAATTTCGCGTCATGCAGCAAAGATTCATTTTTCTCGGTTAA
- the LOC139986289 gene encoding dehydrogenase/reductase SDR family member 4 has product MLRSPISQTIQQVNRNFSKMKCKRLEGKVAIVTASTEGIGFAIVKRLAEEGAKVMISSRKESNVKKAVEQLKSEGLNVCGTVCHVGKSEDRKNLLKSTEQEFGSLDILVSNAGTNPTQSTFFETSEEVWDKIFDTNVKSTFLLLQEALPLLRKSKSASIILVSSIAAYAPFNLLGAYGVSKTALLGINQVAAATLAPEGIRVNCIAPGIIKTKFSQVLYEGETGEAVLSTIPMQRFGEPDDIANVAAFLASDDASYITGETITAAGGMRSRL; this is encoded by the exons atgttGCGTTCTCCAATAAGTCAAACCATACAGCAAGTTAAtcgcaatttttcaaaaatgaaatgtaaacgACTAGAAGGAAAAGTAGCTATTGTTACAGCATCAACAGAAGG TATTGGCTTTGCAATAGTAAAACGTTTAGCTGAAGAAGGTGCTAAAGTAATGATCAGCAGCCGCAAAGAATCAAATGTAAAAAAGGCTGTAGAACAACTTAAATCTGAAGGTTTAAATGTTTGTGGTACCGTATGTCATGTGGGAAAAAGTGAAGATAGAAAAAATCTTCTTAAGAGC actGAACAAGAATTTGGTAGCTTAGATATTCTTGTATCAAATGCTGGCACAAATCCAACACAATCTACATTTTTTGAAACTTCAGAGGAAGTATGGGATAAAATTTTTGATACTAATGTTAAGAgtacatttcttttattacaagAAGCTTTGCCACTTTTAAGAAAGAGTAAATCTGCATCGATAATTCTTGTATCTTCAATAGCAGCATATGCGCcatttaat TTACTAGGTGCATATGGTGTTAGTAAAACTGCATTGTTAGGAATAAATCAAGTAGCTGCTGCTACTCTTGCACCTGAAGGAATTCGTGTCAATTGCATAGCACCTGGTATTATAAAGACTAAATTTTCACAAGTg CTTTATGAAGGTGAGACAGGAGAAGCTGTGTTATCAACAATACCAATGCAAAGATTTGGTGAACCAGATGATATAGCAAATGTTGCTGCATTTTTGGCAAGTGATGATGCTTCATATATTACTGGCGAAACTATTACTGCTGCTGGTGGGATGCGAAGTAGActttaa
- the L(3)72dn gene encoding UTP4 small subunit processome component l(3)72Dn produces the protein MSTCKIHNIRFYNLEPRSVTCLSYECKTKKLALARNDNSIEVWNVGNAPFVECTIPGHPDNSIENILWIGPRLFSTGLHGMITEYDLTTLSIKSEVAVTGGAAWCMDVNHKKTCLAVGTEDGYINTFSVTPHSLIYERIFDKQKGRILCIKWDNTGEMIYTGSVDTIRVWNAVSGHAIHKMTTSRKEAKKETIIWCLAVTDDNIIISGDSRGYLSFWDPHMGTLIESHESHTADVLAVTLSHDMNIVYCAGVDPVVRSFCKITMKSSGRPQWVKGIERRLHAHDVRALVEADGKLYSAGVDGYLAQSSYPPKILVKYPPLLQLPCATVCRKSRCILLRYTNFLELWRLGSSTKISSESIRPGMVHQLEEEPIKLLQLKTKRDEHILSCAINKDAKTIVYSTDDHVRVFNFDVIEGDAQLSRNDTDISATRIQKMLFSPNGKLFVTINNDEKNSTITLYKVEKKHLRHLGFFYTNKESIMSVGLVCFSPDSKFFVCADRQGRIAVYNVSDATNNDGPVAWLLPKYSCPPTAMAIQQGTLNLVIVYSDHKIVEYNILQRQYTKFSNNLQSRLPKQWLARPFPITNIIFDPRNENIIIMHDDSTVYVIDKLNEFSEKEAKILKRENGDTIEDNNSVINSQQVFQVLKKYKHLVYLDWLNDEELVAVEVNPISLTEKLPPTLKQKWFGM, from the exons ATGTCAACttgtaaaatacataatattaggTTTTATAACCTTGAACCCCGGTCTGTTACTTGTTTATCTTATGAATGTAAGACGAAAAAGCTAGCACTTGCGAG GAATGATAATTCGATTGAAGTTTGGAATGTTGGGAATGCACCTTTTGTGGAATGTACGATACCTGGTCATCCAGATAATTCCATAGAAAATATTCTGTGGATAGGTCCAAGATTGTTTTCAACCGGTCTTCATGGCATGATAACAGAATATGATTTAACGACATTATCTATCAAAAGCGAAGTTGCAGTGACTGGAGGAGCAGCCTGGTGCATGGATGTTAATCATAAAAAAACATGTTTAGCTGTTGGTACAGAGGATGGATATATCAATACATTTTCTGTTACTCCCCATTCATTGATATACGAAAGGATATTTGATAAACAGAAAGGAAGAATCCTTTGTATTAAATGGGATAACACTGGAGAAATGATCTATACAGGGTCTGTTGACACAATTAGAGTTTGGAATGCCGTATCTGGTCATGCGATTCATAAAATGACGACTTCTAGAAAGgaagcaaagaaagaaactattATCTGGTGTTTAGCAGTTACGGATGACAACATCATAATTTCTGGAGACTCACGTGGGTATTTATCATTTTGGGATCCTCACATGGGTACTCTAATAGAATCCCATGAAAGTCATACAGCTGATGTATTAGCTGTTACTTTATCTCATGACATGAATATCGTATATTGTGCTGGTGTTGACCCTGTAGTGAGAAGCTTTTGTAAAATAACTATGAAATCAAGCGGTAGGCCACAATGGGTGAAAGGAATCGAAAGAAGGTTGCATGCTCATGATGTAAGAGCCTTAGTAGAAGCTGatggaaaattatattcaGCTGGTGTAGATGGATATCTAGCCCAGTCTAGTTATCCACCAAAAATTCTGGTTAAATATCCACCATTACTACAGCTTCCATGTGCTACAGTTTGTAGAAAATCTAGATGCATTCTTTTACGATATACAAACTTTCTTGAGCTATGGAGGCTTGGATCATCTACTAAAATATCTTCAGAATCAATACGTCCTGGAATGGTCCACCAGTTAGAAGAGGAGCCTATAAAATTGCTgcaattaaaaacgaaaagagaCGAACACATCCTTTCTTGTGCTATCAACAAGGATGCCAAAACAATTGTTTATTCAACCGATGATCATGTTAGAGTTTTCAACTTTGACGTGATCGAGGGAGATGCACAATTATCGAGAAATGATACGGACATTTCTGCAACCAGAatacaaaaaatgttattcagcccaaatggaaaattatttgtaacaataaataacgacgAAAAAAATAGcactataacattatataaagtGGAAAAGAAGCATCTGAGACACCTTGGCtttttttacacgaataaGGAATCTATTATGAGTGTTGGACTTGTGTGTTTTTCTCCCGACAGTAAATTTTTTGTTTGTGCTGATCGTCAGGGTAGGATTGCTGTATATAATGTTAGTGACGCTACAAACAATGATGGACCTGTCGCATGGTTGTTACCCAAATACAGTTGTCCACCAACAGCCATGGCGATCCAACAAGGCACGTTAAATTTAGTTATCGTATATTCTGATCACAAG ATTGTCGAGTATAACATATTACAAAGACAATACACCAAATTCTCGAACAATTTACAAAGTCGACTTCCCAAGCAATGGTTAGCCCGGCCATTTCCTataacgaatattatttttgatcCGCGTAACGAGAATATCATAATAATGCACGACGACTCGACAGTTTACGTAATTGATAAATTGAACGAGTTCTCagaaaaagaagcgaaaattTTAAAGCGCGAGAATGGTGACACCATCGAGGACAATAATTCTGTGATAAATTCTCAGCAAGTTTTTCAAGttcttaaaaaatacaag CACCTTGTATACTTGGATTGGTTGAACGACGAAGAATTAGTGGCAGTCGAAGTAAACCCCATATCCTTGACGGAAAAATTACCGCCGACTCTTAAACAAAAATGGTTTGgaatgtaa